The genome window TATTGTATCTCAGCAGTGTAGCACTCAACACAAACGAAAATATCAAAGGGCACAATAATACAGTACACTAGGTCTAATGTAATAGGATACAATATATTTCCATTCAAACTTTCAGCAGTTTGAGGGAAATTAAAGTTTTGATCATTTAGTTGAATTGTTTAGTttaaccactgtaaaaaaaaaaaaaaaaaaaagttaaatccTGACTTACTGAATTGTgtaaggttgtgtgtgtgtgtgtgtgtctcctaaCCATATGCTGACAGTATATGCTTACAATATAGTAtagtttgttattttgtcataGCTGCTTTTTTCTCAAACGATCAGTATCTCATTACATAGATTAAGATCATTTGTATGACTTATTAAAGGCGTGCGGTGATGATTTCTACCTTCTGCTCCACAGTTGTCCCACCTCTGATGAGCGGAGGCTTCTCGTACGTGAGTATCGTCCTACGGCACAACTTCCAaaacctccctccctcacactctctctccttcactcgtcactctgcCTCCCAGAGACGCTGTGTCCTGCGCaatgatttgaaaatgttacCACACTGCACCTCATTTTTGTGcccacacatagatagatagatagatagatagatagatagatagaattaGAATAGAATTTAATTACAattctatctgtctatctatatgtatgtatgtatgtatctgtatatatatatatgttttttattatttgtattattttgttattactactactattatcattattacatttatatatatatatatatatatatctaacGTTCTGGTACTTTTTTGCTAATTAAGTTGTTAAGTAGTAAATTGGCTGAGGTGTCTCAGCTTGGGTTTGGTGCTTCCAgttatgagttttttttgtcCCCATGACAAATGACTGTAACTGGCCCTTATATGAGGCATAAATTTGGCAAAGCAAACAACACATTATCGTGTTTTGTTCTCTCATCCTTATGCCACTTTTCAGTCAACACTCTTCTTGTCTTTGGTGTTTTGTCCttgctttcattattttctgtttttgcagctTTCAGCTGGCTTTGTGTCGCCAAAGAGATATATTGTCTATAAGAGGAAAGTTATATCATTGAGAATAGGATTGAAAGGGGAGAAGGGCTCAcagatttcacaaaattttgTTGCATCTTTTTGAACCTGATTTCTAGGGATGGAAGTCCTTTAATTCTAGCAACACTCCTGCTCTTTCTTCTTGTTCTATCTCTGTTGCTCCCACATTGTGTGTGATCcattccctcctctctcttcattgtcctctctctctctctctctctctctctctctcagatgggtGCCAATGGTGCCGTCATGTCCACCGGAAAGATCAACTATGACGCTTTTGGTGAGAGGATGCGTGTCAGAAACTTTGGGATGGCTGGCAATCAGACTTTCACTGTGGACCAGCTGATGCTTTTCAAGCAGGTACTGTACTAAACACAAACCATAATCAACAGGTTTTGCAAGCGCTGATTCGTTTTAGTCTGAAAACCCTCTGGTTAGGTGGACTTTACTGTGGATGGACAGTATATGTGACACTGCTGGAGCTGCCCTATACGATTCTCATGATCTATCTGGTAGTCTGcgcaggttaaaacaaacaaacaaacgaacaaaatATTTGCACCCTTATAATGTAAGAATTCCCAGTTTGATATCACTTCTCTTAAAGCTGACAGTTTCTTAGTTGTAGTGAACCAGGAACTCACCTTGCCAAACTCTTTGGTTCATTCAAATTTCACTTCATGTGCTGTTTTGTCTCCCTGTTTTCTTTCATCACCTGTAATTCCACTCTTTAAACTGCAATTAATGTCCAGTAATCATGAATGATGTGCATAATTTAGAACAAACATGCAAAGAATTTGTTCAGAATTGCAGATCATTGCAGAAATCCAGATTATGTTACAGCAGTTGCAAAATCCTCTACAGATATACACAGAGACAATAACATACATGCTAACAGCACAGTAAAAGTCAACAGAAATCAAGTCACTGTACATTCACACTGTAAACACCATATGTTTACATATGTTTAACTTTAAGAGTTAAACATATGTAAAGAATGAGTGTTACAAGGTATAGACTCACTTCCTTTTTCCGTCCCTGCAGAAAGTCTACTATGAGATTGACTGGAGCAGATTCTCTTGCCAGAAGAAGAAGCTGGATGCCAGCTTCATTCCCATGCAGGTCCCCGCTGATGCTAATCATATGGGTCAAGTGGTCATAGGCTCCTCGTCTTCCTGGGGAATGGGTGTGGCAGTTAACACTTGGTATGGAGCTCTTCCACCTAACGGTAAGAGGGGAAGAACAGATTCATCAGTCAGCCTAATGGGgtgctaaaatgaaaaattacaattCTAACAAATCAAAGATGCTGCGAAAGGAAGTCTGAGCAATGTAAACTTTGCTAC of Myripristis murdjan chromosome 1, fMyrMur1.1, whole genome shotgun sequence contains these proteins:
- the LOC115362487 gene encoding ependymin-like, with the translated sequence MNVVSLLCCLSLLLVAAAAQKPKPCVVPPLMSGGFSYMGANGAVMSTGKINYDAFGERMRVRNFGMAGNQTFTVDQLMLFKQKVYYEIDWSRFSCQKKKLDASFIPMQVPADANHMGQVVIGSSSSWGMGVAVNTWYGALPPNGMYMHVFTEVGCFPTTLMAFTPESGWNTISTYNWVLGTTDPMDFLPPFFCGKSQLDETEKPDTFFTALESLAKQSASKQ